In Equus caballus isolate H_3958 breed thoroughbred chromosome 25, TB-T2T, whole genome shotgun sequence, one DNA window encodes the following:
- the CLTA gene encoding clathrin light chain A isoform X5 produces MAELDPFGAPAAGGPALGNGVAGAGEEDPAAAFLAQQESEIAGIENDEAFAILDGGAPGPLPHGEPPGGPDAVDGVMNGEYYQESNGPTDSYAAISQVDRLQSEPESIRKWREEQTERLEALDANSRKQEAEWKEKAIKELEEWYARQDEQLQKTKANNRISCCIQRLKTQQ; encoded by the exons ATGGCCGAGCTAGATCCGTTCGGCGCCCCCGCTGCCGGCGGCCCCGCGCTGGGGAACGGTGTGGCCGGCGCCGGCGAAGAAGACCCGGCCGCGGCCTTCCTGGCGCAGCAGGAGAGCGAGATTGCGGGCATCGAGAACGACGAGGCCTTCGCCATCCTGGACGGCGGCGCCCCCGGGCCCCTGCCGCACGGCGAGCCGCCGGGGGGTCCGG ATGCTGTTGATGGAGTGATGAATGGCGAATACTACCAG GAGAGTAATGGTCCGACAGACAGTTATGCAGCTATTTCACAAGTGGATCGATTGCAGTCAGAGCCTGAAAGTATCCGTAAATGGAGAGAAGAGCAGACGGAGCGCTTGGAAGCCCTTG ATGCCAATTCTCGGAAGCAAGAagcagagtggaaagaaaaagcaataaaggaGCTAGAAGAGTGGTATGCGAGGCAGGATGAGCAGCTCCAGAAAACGAAAGCCAACAACAG